A portion of the Trichomycterus rosablanca isolate fTriRos1 chromosome 17, fTriRos1.hap1, whole genome shotgun sequence genome contains these proteins:
- the opn6a gene encoding opsin 6, group member a: MSSKGALEPVNIPWRNNNFSLLSKDAPLSDQGETIIGVYLILLGWMSWFGNSIVIFVLFKQRATLQPTDFLTLNLAISDASISVFGYSRGILEIFNVFQDNGYLITSIWTCQVDGFFTLLFGLGSIATLTAISITRYIKGCHPTKAHFITNTTVAVSIVFIWIGALFWSSAPLLGWGSYTDRGYGTCEIDWAKANHSSGHKSYIITILILCFLIPVLIMLFSYISIINTVKRGNAMSAEGDLTDRQRKIERDVTIVSIVVCTAFILAWSPYAVVSMWSACGFHVPSLTSIFTRLFAKSASFYNPLIYFGLSSKFRRDVSVLLPCPRHGKDTVKLKRYRHIKAKGDNHQRHRPEGDVECSPAAQKAETFLKKPQPEVLCANPVPSPDSGVHSHPRTPPPPNRELFFIQMPERPESPEYECDRL; encoded by the exons ATGTCCTCCAAGGGAGCTCTGGAGCCGGTGAACATCCCGTGGAGAAACAATAACTTCAGCCTGCTGAGTAAAGATGCTCCTCTGTCAGATCAGGGAGAAACGATCATCGGAGTTTATCTCATACTGCTCG GTTGGATGTCGTGGTTTGGAAACAGTATTGTGATCTTTGTTCTGTTTAAGCAAAGAGCGACCCTGCAGCCCACAGATTTCCTCACCCTTAACCTGGCCATATCGGACGCCAGCATATCAGTGTTTGGATATTCTCGTGGCATTCTCGAAATCTTCAATGTATTTCAGGATAACGGATATCTCATCACCTCTATTTGGACCTGTCAG GTTGATGGATTCTTCACACTCCTGTTTGGCCTGGGCAGCATCGCCACTCTGACTGCCATTAGCATCACCCGATATATTAAGGGATGCCACCCAACCAAAG CGCACTTCATAACGAACACCACTGTAGCCGTGAGTATCGTGTTCATATGGATTGGAGCTCTGTTCTGGTCTTCGGCTCCTCTGCTGGGCTGGGGAAGTTACACAG ATCGAGGATATGGTACCTGCGAGATTGACTGGGCCAAAGCAAATCACTCTTCTGGTCACAAATCTTACATCATCACCATTCTGATCCTGTGTTTCCTCATACCTGTGCTCATCATGCTTTTCTCCTACATCTCCATCATCAACACTGTTAAAAGAGGGAACGCCATGTCGGCAGAGGGAGACctgactgacagacagagaaagattGAGAGGGATGTCACCATA GTCTCTATAGTAGTCTGCACGGCATTTATTCTGGCGTGGTCTCCGTACGCTGTCGTGTCCATGTGGTCGGCGTGTGGCTTCCACGTCCCCAGCCTAACCAGCATTTTTACACGCCTGTTTGCCAAGTCCGCGAGCTTTTACAATCCTCTAATCTACTTCGGCCTTAGCTCCAAATTCCGCAGGGATGTTAGTGTGCTGCTGCCCTGCCCCCGTCACGGTAAGGACACAGTCAAACTCAAACGCTACAGACACATTAAAGCTAAGGGAGACAACCACCAGAGGCACAGACCCGAGGGAGATGTCGAGTGCAGTCCGGCTGCACAAAAGGCGGAAACTTTTTTAAAGAAGCCCCAGCCAGAAGTTCTATGTGCCAACCCTGTGCCCAGCCCAGACTCCGGAGTGCACAGCCATCCTCGGACGCCTCCTCCTCCCAACCGGGAGCTGTTTTTTATCCAGATGCCCGAAAGACCTGAATCACCCGAGTATGAGTGTGACAGACTGTGA